A stretch of the Malus sylvestris chromosome 10, drMalSylv7.2, whole genome shotgun sequence genome encodes the following:
- the LOC126586464 gene encoding uncharacterized protein LOC126586464 isoform X1: MDDYDYLEGNLITFTFFLQRCFNFQKKDSASLLEKQLSLHTIGLLALIVEGEDKMSEIYGQLLPLISMSLESGHEPAVKLLQCLAVVSFFGATNSEETETAMQVVWNFISAPESAKELLPEVLVAGIYSWMFLLTSMEGWRLSYNYWNGAISYFCNLLEHGDKSVCVAATEALALIFETGSLDKFWRSEEKDPSSIKYSDLQQLLTENVLTKLKSVYPNMRGDVNAAKKVRQIIIYFQNFCCPGASVAVNGIDLKLSSWYQMIQWQFLKGFIADGFELHMKENEKLWRVFNFDPYEVAEVGEELYASTTDKSRTRFFLPKERDPYLLTKEATKKERVWRNSHLDKARTQLMNKQRRLSQELNSWI, encoded by the coding sequence ATGGATGATTATGACTATCTGGAAGGAAATTTAATAACTTTTACATTTTTTCTACAGAGATGCTTTAATTTCCAGAAAAAGGATTCGGCTTCCCTCTTAGAGAAGCAGCTTTCGCTTCATACCATAGGCTTGCTGGCCCTGATCGTCGAGGGCGAGGATAAAATGTCCGAAATCTACGGACAGTTGCTTCCCCTGATTTCCATGTCTCTGGAATCGGGACATGAACCGGCGGTGAAGCTGCTGCAATGCTTGGCTGTTGTGAGTTTCTTTGGTGCAACTAACTCGGAGGAGACTGAAACTGCAATGCAGGTTGTTTGGAATTTTATCAGTGCTCCGGAATCTGCGAAAGAGCTTTTGCCAGAGGTTCTGGTTGCCGGAATATATTCTTGGATGTTTCTTCTTACAAGCATGGAGGGATGGCGGCTCAGCTACAACTACTGGAATGGGGCGATTTCTTACTTCTGTAATCTGTTAGAGCACGGCGATAAATCAGTATGTGTGGCGGCTACTGAAGCTCTAGCTTTGATATTTGAGACTGGTAGTTTGGACAAGTTCTGGAGATCTGAAGAAAAGGATCCGAGCTCGATCAAGTATTCGGATTTGCAACAATTGCTGACAGAGAATGTTTTGACGAAACTCAAGTCTGTCTACCCAAACATGAGAGGTGATGTGAATGCTGCGAAGAAAGTCCGccaaattattatttattttcagaatTTTTGCTGCCCGGGAGCATCTGTAGCGGTCAATGGGATTGATCTGAAGTTATCGTCATGGTACCAGATGATTCAGTGGCAGTTTTTGAAGGGTTTTATAGCTGACGGGTTTGAACTACACATGAAGGAAAATGAGAAGCTGTGGAGGGTGTTCAATTTTGATCCATACGAAGTCGCCGAGGTTGGTGAAGAATTGTATGCGTCTACTACTGATAAGAGCAGGACCCGTTTCTTTTTACCGAAAGAAAGAGATCCGTACTTGCTAACGAAGGAAGCTACAAAGAAGGAGAGGGTTTGGAGGAACTCTCATTTAGACAAGGCGAGAACGCAGTTGATGAACAAACAACGCCGTTTGTCGCAGGAACTGAACAGCTGGATCTAG
- the LOC126586462 gene encoding serine carboxypeptidase-like 20 isoform X1, translated as MAGRILYLFFVPLIYTFLSILPTQSAPQSALVSQIPGFSGTLPSKHYAGYVTVDQSHGRNLFYYFVESEGKPAEDPVVLWLNGGPGCSSFDGFVYEHGPFNFGKAKTKGSLPQLHLNPYSWSKVSNIIYLDSPAGVGFSYSKNETDYETGDLKTASDSHAFLLKWFELYPEFLSNPFFIAGESYAGVYVPTLSSEVVKGIDAGVTPVLNFKGYLVGNGVTDDKFDGNALVPFAHGMGLISDDLYEEVNTACGGNYIYPVNDNCESKLKKVDKNIEDLNIYDILEPCYHSTDSSKNRKVTKSGLPSSFRRLGETERPLAVRKRMFGRAWPLRAPVRDGIVPTWPELMDSESVPCINDEVATEWLNNETVRKAIHAETDFSWELCTSRIEFYHDSGSMIKYHKNLTAKGYRALIYSGDHDMCVPFTGSEAWTRSLGYKIVDEWRPWTSNGQVAGYTQGYENNLTFLTVKGSGHTVPEYKPREAFDLFSRFLAGKPQ; from the exons ATGGCTGGGAgaatattatatttattttttgtgccACTAATTTACACTTTCTTGAGCATTTTGCCAACCCAATCAGCTCCTCAATCTGCACTCGTATCCCAGATTCCTGGATTCAGTGGCACTCTTCCTTCAAAACATTATGCTGG GTATGTGACGGTTGACCAGAGTCATGGGAGGAACCTGTTCTACTATTTCGTCGAATCAGAAGGGAAGCCGGCGGAGGATCCGGTGGTTCTGTGGCTCAATGGTGGACCTGGATGCTCCAGCTTTGATGGCTTTGTTTATGAGCATG GGCCATTCAATTTTGGAAAGGCCAAGACCAAGGGAAGTCTGCCCCAACTCCACCTTAATCCATATAGCTGGTCGAAG GTTTCCAACATTATATATCTGGACTCTCCTGCTGGTGTTGGATTTTCTTACTCAAAAAATGAGACTGACTATGAAACTGGGGATCTAAAGACTGCCTCTGATTCCCACGCATTTCTCCTCAAG TGGTTTGAACTTTATCCTGAGTTCCTCTCCAACCCATTTTTTATTGCTGGGGAGTCATATGCCGGAGTCTACGTGCCGACGCTTTCTTCTGAAGTAGTGAAAG GAATTGATGCTGGTGTAACGCCTGTTCTCAACTTCAAG GGTTATCTGGTGGGAAATGGCGTTACGGATGATAAATTCGATGGTAACGCTCTTGTTCCGTTTGCACACGGGATGGGACTGATATCAGATGATCTATACGAG GAGGTTAACACGGCGTGCGGAGGAAACTACATTTATCCGGTGAATGATAATTGTGAGAGCAAGCTTAAAAAAGTTGACAAG AACATAGAAGATTTGAACATATATGACATTCTGGAACCATGCTATCACAGCACAGATTCGAGTAAGAACAGAAAAGTTACAAAGAGCGGATTGCCATCTAGCTTTCGACGGTTGGGTGAGACTGAAAGGCCACTTGCTGTCAGAAAAAGAATGTTTGGTCGTGCCTGGCCTCTTAGAGCTCCTGTGAGGGATGGTATTGTTCCAACTTGGCCGGAGCTGATGGATAGTGAAAGTGTTCCGTGTATT AATGATGAGGTTGCTACTGAATGGTTGAACAACGAAACTGTTAGGAAGGCAATCCATGCAGAAACG GATTTTTCATGGGAATTATGCACAAGCAGAATTGAATTTTATCATGATTCTGGAAGTATGATCAAGTACCACAAGAACCTCACTGCAAAGGGTTATCGGGCACTTATATATAG CGGTGATCATGATATGTGTGTTCCTTTCACTGGGAGTGAAGCATGGACTagatcacttggttataagaTTGTGGATGAATGGAGGCCATGGACTTCGAACGGACAAGTTGCTGG GTACACACAGGGTTACGAGAATAACCTCACCTTTCTAACTGTAAAG GGGTCTGGACATACAGTTCCAGAGTACAAACCACGAGAGGCGTTTGATTTGTTTAGCCGGTTTTTGGCTGGAAAACCACAATAA
- the LOC126586462 gene encoding serine carboxypeptidase 1-like isoform X2: MAGRILYLFFVPLIYTFLSILPTQSAPQSALVSQIPGFSGTLPSKHYAGYVTVDQSHGRNLFYYFVESEGKPAEDPVVLWLNGGPGCSSFDGFVYEHGPFNFGKAKTKGSLPQLHLNPYSWSKVSNIIYLDSPAGVGFSYSKNETDYETGDLKTASDSHAFLLKWFELYPEFLSNPFFIAGESYAGVYVPTLSSEVVKGIDAGVTPVLNFKGYLVGNGVTDDKFDGNALVPFAHGMGLISDDLYEEVNTACGGNYIYPVNDNCESKLKKVDKNIEDLNIYDILEPCYHSTDSSKNRKVTKSGLPSSFRRLGETERPLAVRKRMFGRAWPLRAPVRDGIVPTWPELMDSESVPCINDEVATEWLNNETVRKAIHAETDFSWELCTSRIEFYHDSGSMIKYHKNLTAKGYRALIYSGDHDMCVPFTGSEAWTRSLGYKIVDEWRPWTSNGQVAG; encoded by the exons ATGGCTGGGAgaatattatatttattttttgtgccACTAATTTACACTTTCTTGAGCATTTTGCCAACCCAATCAGCTCCTCAATCTGCACTCGTATCCCAGATTCCTGGATTCAGTGGCACTCTTCCTTCAAAACATTATGCTGG GTATGTGACGGTTGACCAGAGTCATGGGAGGAACCTGTTCTACTATTTCGTCGAATCAGAAGGGAAGCCGGCGGAGGATCCGGTGGTTCTGTGGCTCAATGGTGGACCTGGATGCTCCAGCTTTGATGGCTTTGTTTATGAGCATG GGCCATTCAATTTTGGAAAGGCCAAGACCAAGGGAAGTCTGCCCCAACTCCACCTTAATCCATATAGCTGGTCGAAG GTTTCCAACATTATATATCTGGACTCTCCTGCTGGTGTTGGATTTTCTTACTCAAAAAATGAGACTGACTATGAAACTGGGGATCTAAAGACTGCCTCTGATTCCCACGCATTTCTCCTCAAG TGGTTTGAACTTTATCCTGAGTTCCTCTCCAACCCATTTTTTATTGCTGGGGAGTCATATGCCGGAGTCTACGTGCCGACGCTTTCTTCTGAAGTAGTGAAAG GAATTGATGCTGGTGTAACGCCTGTTCTCAACTTCAAG GGTTATCTGGTGGGAAATGGCGTTACGGATGATAAATTCGATGGTAACGCTCTTGTTCCGTTTGCACACGGGATGGGACTGATATCAGATGATCTATACGAG GAGGTTAACACGGCGTGCGGAGGAAACTACATTTATCCGGTGAATGATAATTGTGAGAGCAAGCTTAAAAAAGTTGACAAG AACATAGAAGATTTGAACATATATGACATTCTGGAACCATGCTATCACAGCACAGATTCGAGTAAGAACAGAAAAGTTACAAAGAGCGGATTGCCATCTAGCTTTCGACGGTTGGGTGAGACTGAAAGGCCACTTGCTGTCAGAAAAAGAATGTTTGGTCGTGCCTGGCCTCTTAGAGCTCCTGTGAGGGATGGTATTGTTCCAACTTGGCCGGAGCTGATGGATAGTGAAAGTGTTCCGTGTATT AATGATGAGGTTGCTACTGAATGGTTGAACAACGAAACTGTTAGGAAGGCAATCCATGCAGAAACG GATTTTTCATGGGAATTATGCACAAGCAGAATTGAATTTTATCATGATTCTGGAAGTATGATCAAGTACCACAAGAACCTCACTGCAAAGGGTTATCGGGCACTTATATATAG CGGTGATCATGATATGTGTGTTCCTTTCACTGGGAGTGAAGCATGGACTagatcacttggttataagaTTGTGGATGAATGGAGGCCATGGACTTCGAACGGACAAGTTGCTGGGTAA
- the LOC126586464 gene encoding uncharacterized protein LOC126586464 isoform X2, producing the protein MSEIYGQLLPLISMSLESGHEPAVKLLQCLAVVSFFGATNSEETETAMQVVWNFISAPESAKELLPEVLVAGIYSWMFLLTSMEGWRLSYNYWNGAISYFCNLLEHGDKSVCVAATEALALIFETGSLDKFWRSEEKDPSSIKYSDLQQLLTENVLTKLKSVYPNMRGDVNAAKKVRQIIIYFQNFCCPGASVAVNGIDLKLSSWYQMIQWQFLKGFIADGFELHMKENEKLWRVFNFDPYEVAEVGEELYASTTDKSRTRFFLPKERDPYLLTKEATKKERVWRNSHLDKARTQLMNKQRRLSQELNSWI; encoded by the coding sequence ATGTCCGAAATCTACGGACAGTTGCTTCCCCTGATTTCCATGTCTCTGGAATCGGGACATGAACCGGCGGTGAAGCTGCTGCAATGCTTGGCTGTTGTGAGTTTCTTTGGTGCAACTAACTCGGAGGAGACTGAAACTGCAATGCAGGTTGTTTGGAATTTTATCAGTGCTCCGGAATCTGCGAAAGAGCTTTTGCCAGAGGTTCTGGTTGCCGGAATATATTCTTGGATGTTTCTTCTTACAAGCATGGAGGGATGGCGGCTCAGCTACAACTACTGGAATGGGGCGATTTCTTACTTCTGTAATCTGTTAGAGCACGGCGATAAATCAGTATGTGTGGCGGCTACTGAAGCTCTAGCTTTGATATTTGAGACTGGTAGTTTGGACAAGTTCTGGAGATCTGAAGAAAAGGATCCGAGCTCGATCAAGTATTCGGATTTGCAACAATTGCTGACAGAGAATGTTTTGACGAAACTCAAGTCTGTCTACCCAAACATGAGAGGTGATGTGAATGCTGCGAAGAAAGTCCGccaaattattatttattttcagaatTTTTGCTGCCCGGGAGCATCTGTAGCGGTCAATGGGATTGATCTGAAGTTATCGTCATGGTACCAGATGATTCAGTGGCAGTTTTTGAAGGGTTTTATAGCTGACGGGTTTGAACTACACATGAAGGAAAATGAGAAGCTGTGGAGGGTGTTCAATTTTGATCCATACGAAGTCGCCGAGGTTGGTGAAGAATTGTATGCGTCTACTACTGATAAGAGCAGGACCCGTTTCTTTTTACCGAAAGAAAGAGATCCGTACTTGCTAACGAAGGAAGCTACAAAGAAGGAGAGGGTTTGGAGGAACTCTCATTTAGACAAGGCGAGAACGCAGTTGATGAACAAACAACGCCGTTTGTCGCAGGAACTGAACAGCTGGATCTAG